The genomic DNA AAAGGTCATGGATAAAATGGATATGGCTCAGGTGATTAATGGCCCTACACGAATTACAAACTCTACGAGCACTCAAATTGATTTAGCTTTTACAAACAGTCCAGAAAGGATCTTGAAATCATACAATATGCTTACTGGATTGTCTGATCACAATCTCATAATGGTCACctgaaaattaaataaaaagcgTTTTAAACCTTTGCCAGCCACAGAATCCTGTAGGATACCAAAGCAGGAACAACAAAACTTCATAAATTCAATCCATAATGTAAATTGGGATGAATTTCTCTCTGGCATAAACCTGGACAAGGATTGTTCTCTATTATCTAATAAAATACAGCAAAATATTACTCATTTTACACAGAAAATTAGATTAAGAGCTGAAAAAATGGTCTTCCCTGGATAAATGAATCTGTTTTGAAATTAATGAAAGAAAGAGATCATTCCTTAAAGTTGGCTGTAAAATCAGGATATAACAGGCATCAATTTACCTCTTTAAGAAATAGAGTAGTGAGAGAAATAAGGAGATCTAAAGCCGATTTTTTTATTACTGCTTTGAATAGGGCACGTGGAAATTCTAAAATAACCTGGCATTATATAAAACAACTGAAAGGAGAGTCCCACATAAATtagacaaaacaaatgcaaattgaCTTAAATGGAGATATTTTAACAGAACCCAAGGCAATAGCTGATGCTTTTAACAACTATTTTATTGAATCGGTAGCAGAAATCGCGAAGaactttacaataaaacaaaaaaagaatacttGGTGTCTGCAACACAGTCGTTCTTCATAACAAACATCACTGAGATCAAAGTCATTGACATCATTAAAACCCTAAAACCATCTAAGGCCAGGGATGTATTTGGTATGGACACAAACATGCTTAAAGATTCAGGATCTGCTCTGGCTACTCCCATTGCTTCTATTATTAATCTATCAATTTCCAATGGTCATTTTCCAAAGGCCTGGAAATCTGCTATTGTTACGCCAGTTTTTAAATCTGGTCTATCCACCTCCATGAATAACTATCGACCAATAAGCATTCTTCCGGCCATTTCTAAAATTGCAGAAAAATGGGCGGCAGAGCAGACTATACAGTACTTAAACAATAGTTCCCCTTCTTTTCCCGTCATGCAGTTTGGTTTTAGATCCAAACACTCCACTGAAACAGCTACGTGCTTTTTTATCGAGAAAATAAAATCTTCTCTTGACAAGGGGGGAGTAGTAGGGGCGGTATTCTTGGATCTCAGGAAAGCTTTTGATACAGTGAACCATTCAGTTCTACTTAATAAGctttcacattttaatttctCTCGTGGCACAGTTAGCTGGTTCGAATCATACCTGATTGATTGTACACAATCTGTACTAATTAACAACATAAATTCTGAGTCTCTTAGGCTAACCACTGGAGTTCCTCAGGGCTCAATATTAGGGCCCCTCTTATTTAGCCTGTATATCAATGACTTGCCTAATGTTTGTTCTGAAGTAGAATGTTTGATGTATGCGGATGACACCGTTTTATTTGTTCATGGTAGATCTAAAGACATTGTTGCTGATAAACTCACTAAAGCAATGACTCGTGTTACATCTTGGTTGCAGGAGAACTGCCTGCAGCTAAATATTTCGAAAACTGTAGGTATGTTCTTCAGTAAAACCAACAGAGTTTCATCTAATCCTGACATAATAGTTGCTGGAGAAAAATTACAAATTGTAAATCAATACAAATATCTTGAGTTAGTATTAGATTCACATCTCTCCTTTAAAGCCCATATTgaaaaattatgtaaaataatcaAGTTTAATCTCCCAAACTTCCGTTTAATTCGAAATGAGATGTCAATAGAGGCTGCAATAATTTTTCTACATTCCATGATTTTTAGCCACTTCAACTACTGCCTAACAAGTTGGTGTCAAGCAAGTCAGACCGCAAAAAGACCTCTGGAAAGGTTATACAAACAAGCCATTAAAGTCATGGATAAAAAACCAAGGCACTATCATCACTGTGcaattttgaaaaaacacaGTCTTTTAAACTGGGACAGTATTCATAAGTTTGTAGATCTGAGTCTCATATATAAAGTAACACATAATTTGGCCCCAGCTCCTCTAGCAGAGTTCATCAGCCAAAGAAACGGCTCTGATCGTGTTACTCGAGGCTCGGCCAGAGGGGACTGTGTTATCCCTCTGCGCACGAGCGCTTTCAGTCGCTCGGCCTGGTCAGTGAGGGGCGCTTCAGAATGGAATGGTTCAATAAAATGAGGAGGTTAAAAACCaccccacacaccccccccccaaaatattTTTTGCTCATTCAATTATGTCTGCCAACATTAAAACCAGAGCCTATCGCACtgtattacatattttatataacgTAGCtttttgaatttgttttttatgtgttttaataTTGTAACAGGTACTGTGTACCTTGGTATTTTACAGTGCTGTTTATATTGTAGTTATCAATTCGCCATAGACTTGTtaatgtttcttcatgtttgtattttattgcttCTTTTACATCTTGGCCAGGGgtctacagatgaaaaatagccatttggctaattctggcttttttaaccatgtttgttcatgtgttttatgaaaTTGCACTGTCCCCTTCTAAATAAACCagtaaatcaaatcaaattacaGCTGCCAGCGCCACtgccacactataatttacaaagacccaacaagtcccccaagagcaagcatttggtgctctcacacacaaatatatatgaTGTGTTTGCACCGCAGGGACTAGGAAAGAGCGTTTTGAGGGACTTTTTGAATTTAGAGCAGGTACTCTCCCATTACAAGAGGAGCTTAGAGAAATAATTGGTCCAGATGTCAGTATATGTCTCTGATCGATCACGTGAGCCATGCAGCACTGGTAACTGACATTTTAAATTTCTAGCAAACTAGTGTGCTGAAAGActaatgcttcatccacacactcTTCTCACACCGTAGAAAACACATTGATTTGTGCTAAGATAGGCTAAACTGTCCTGGACCTGTCTGTCGAGTTGAAAGTGAACCACGGACAGCTcctttaaaatacagaaatGTGTCGAAACtacatcaattattaacaaCATTTTAGTTCCTGTAGATGTTCTCATTTAAAACTTCCTACACAAATATCCATTTTGTTCATCAGTGTTTGTACCTGAGAGCGTCTAGTCTCCAGTTTGGATCCTCCAGTCCTGCTGACagtagcttcactcctgagattcctggatgattgtagctcaaGTCCAgcactctcagatgggaggggttggagctcagagctgaggccagagacAAACTgccttcctctgagatcagacaacctgacagactgcaaacacacagaacaacacacaggaacccTCTGTCAACACATGGAGCCATGTGTTTGTTGTCCAGGTACATTTTGGTTCAGATTTAGAATACACCTTTAAAATCATCTGttctatttaattatttaacaacTAAAGTAAACATTGAAAAACCCTAATGGAAAGCAACTCTGAGtctagaaattaataattataaaatgaataactacTGCCCAAATTGATCGTATCAACAGACACAAAGCACCTGTTTTATCAACTACAGTTAGTCAAATTTTAAATGGTCATCAGTTGAATGGGTTAAtgaatcctgacctgagagtctccagtgtgcagtgtggactcttcagtccaacggagatcagcttccctcctgaatcctgcaggtcgttgttactcaggtccagctctctcagactagaggactgggagctgagaactgaggacagagcttcacagcttctctctgacaagttacagccactcagtctggagagacaacaggaaagacacaagttatttatatttaactcctgttgaaagatatcagagtatttattgatgaataaatcccacttacagagctttgttggagggacAGTAATGAAGAAGACAGATGTGATAATGATAATTATGATAATTAATCATGACTGaattaagcaatattacacgagagggtttgatttaacgtcatTATGATGAATAAATCCCACGTACAGAGCTTTGctggaggctttgaccactggcagcagcctcagaagagccttctctgaagcagagtatttcttcaggtcaaacacatccagatctttttctgatgacagtaagatgaagaccagagctgaccattgagcaggagacagtttatctgtggagagacttcctgatCTCAGGGACTTTTGGATCTCCTCCACTTGAGaacgatcattcagttcatacagacagtggaacagattgatgcttctctctgcagacagatcctcactgaacttcttcttgatgtacttGACTGTTTCCTGATTGGTCTCTGAGCTACGTCCTGTCTGTGTCATCAGACCTCGTAGAagattctgattggtctgcagtgaaagacccaggaggaagcggagaaacaagtccaggtgtccatttggactctgtaatgccttgtccacagcactctgaTGGAGACATTTTACTTCAGGTTTGACTCTGAAGACTTTAGGCAGCAACGGGGTTGATTGTTCTTCTGACAGtaggttgactccagagttgatgaatgtcagatggacatgaagagcagccagaaactcctgaacactcagatggacgaagcagaacaccttgtcctggtacagtcctctctcctctttaaagatctgtgtgaacactcctgagtacactgaggctgctgtGATATTGATGCCACACTTTTTCAtgtctgattcatagaagatcaggttgcctttctgcagctgctgaaaagccagttttcccagagacataatcattttctttgtctctttatTCCAGTTTGAATCGGTCCCAGCTCCTCCACCGTATTTGATGTTCTTCTgtttggactgaaccaccaggaagtggatgtacatctcagtcagggtcttgggcagctctcctcccccTGTGGCTTTCAACAtgtcctccagaactgtagcagtgatccagcagaagactgggatgtggcacatgatgtggaggcttcgtgatgtcttgatgtgggagatgattctgctagCCTGCTTCTTGTCTCTGTATCTCTgactgaagtactcctccttctgggcATCATTAAACCCTCTGatctctgtcaccatgtcaacacactcaggagggatctgattggctgctgcaggtcgtgtggttagCCAGAGGCGAGCACAGGGAAGCAgtttccccctgatgaggtttgtcagcagcacacccactgaggtggactttgtaacatcagtcaggatctcagtTTTGTcgaagtccagaggaagtcgacactcatccagaccgtcaaagatgaacacaacctggaactcttcaaacctgcagattcctgcttctttggtttcactgaAGAAGTGatgaacaagttccaccaagctgtaccttttctctttcagcacattcagctctctgaaggtgaatggaaatatgaactggatgtcctggttggctttgtcttcagcccagtccagagtgaacttctgtgttaagactgttttcccgatgccagccactccctttgtcatcactgttctgattggttcctctcttccaggtggggctgTAAAGATGTCTTCTCGTCTGAatgttgtttctggtctgtctggtttcctggatgctatttcaatctgtctgacctcatgttcatcatTGACCTCTGTAGTCCCTCCCTCcatgatgtagatctctgtgaacatctgattcagaagggttgggtttcctgctttagcaatcccctcaaacacacactggaacttcttGTTTAGGTTAGTCTTGAGTTTACCTTTACAAACTCCGGCAGAACTTCCTGAATGAATACATAATAAAAAGatcattaattaatttttttaagaaaacaggaACATATTTTGACCCTTCTCTGGAGACAATAGCCGCTTTCCAACTGGAGGGATTTTTGTTCCTAgaacacaaacattttttctggtgttccgactggaccaatttggggattattaagttcctctggctgcagttcctgtaactctttcagctcctacttcagggcagggtctttttgCTGTTCTATTTTCAGCATCGGAACCTAGGTCAACGAGGGGCgggtttccggtacagacagaccaacaaggagacaattttaacaatttttgccatcttattcatcactaaattcacttctgacaacgttttaggcgagaaatcaactgtttagattttgaatatagacagtcctgctcagagaccctGCTGAAAgccggaggtctctcagactgctctcgtaaataagaggcttttattttgccgttgacggttcgtttgtttaaacataataataataataataataataataataataataataataataaactgaatttagcgcttttcatagactcaaagtcgcttaaatatcacaacaaatccatcataagattaacaggaacctgtggttaactgtcttttcggagttaaactccacaaccTTGCTGtccggccgtcacacacacacacactcacacacacacacacatgtccacagcacagcaggcagaggcgggggagagagagagatacccgtttctcttcgggagacttgtttaaattatgacaaatatcctatatacattagatttagtatatAGTTCATcctttttttggtgtatttgttttctgattttaacgctataaagaccgtGACCATGCTTTcatcactcccttacccctcctatagtccctatagtttgttttgttttgttttgttttgttctgttgttgTAATCTACCtcccctgtaaagcgactttgagtctatgAAAAGCACTAcataaattcagtttatttattattatggcatcttggccagtgcgaatgcaaatgaaaaaattggttttgggggagagtagttagtagaactgtttagaagtggacttttcctataactacgttcctgtaactattTGGTCAGAAAACGGCTATTAGTAAATGTCCCATTAGTCCAGcaagttaaatctttagagaaatcctcttactgcgctgcagacggtcagccagctcgtcctgcttcattctcctcaggaagtgcagtgtgatcttcagacatgcctctctgctcctcctctgctcttcatcctcaccctccctctgactctctgagcATTCTCGGTAATCTGGATTCAGAACTttctggatcttcttcagctcgTTCTTCACAAAATTGATGAtgttctcctccagcagctggaacagaagattatatgaatgacaGAAACACACTGGAATCATTAAAGAAAACATCAAATCCATGTTGGACAGTTTGACAATCCACTGGTCTCAAAAGTCCAGCATGGAGATGATTGTGAACAGAATAGATataaaagtagttgttgtacatgtacacaccataaatatggagtccaggtgtgtttgatgctgctgggctgactgaccactgggaacctctgagatctcctggtccactctgtggaggaatcaggaagaattagctcacatcatgtctgtccacacagagacaaacacaaggtaAATGTCCTGTGACTTAAAATGTTGATTACAACATTGAATCAGATGGTTTCCCCTGACATTAAAGTGTTGGTGGTGCTGCTGATCCCACTGTGAATCAACAGAAAGAACTAACAAGTAAACAAGGGCTACAACATGGTTGGTCTAAAGGACTCCTGAAGCAAAAGACTGGCATGATGATGCCAGGAGATCTGCAGCTTCTGTGGTCATGGAAGCAAACATTTGTAGTTAGAAGAAGTTTGGGGAGTCAACGATGAAAAACCTTCTGTTGGCCTCAAAATTATTTTGACAAACCAACAGCAGACTCAGGATGGGGAAGCAGAGCTTAGATGGCCTGTTTGTGATCGGGGGGAACTGCTGACCTGGACTGATGATACAGTTGCATGCTGGTTCCCTTTTTTTTACTTCCCCTTATTGATTTCTGATCTCACATCCAACTGGCAAACCCACATCCAACATTTGGgaagtattttttgttttgaccAATTTGGGTCAGGAaactttgggggggggggggaattctGGTCATGAATCCACTCACTAAAACTTGTCCTTAAGTGTTCAGACTCAAATGGCAGAAGTCTTCTCATGATAAATGGTGTCCTGACCCAggtgacacaaacacttacaGTACCAAGGGTCGCTGGTTCTCCAGGGGGCATGTGCAACTGAAGTTACCCTGAAAGGGGCACTCTGAGGCGCATATATCCTAACCATCCCCATGGTATTCCCAGTTGGAGAAGAACATTTGGGAATAATTTAGCCATTCGTGCATTTTAGCCTACCCTATGGATATGGGAGatttaaagtgctttttaaTGGGGCTAAAACACCAGATAATGTTGGACCAAACCAGGTCCAATATTAAATTGGAATCTACAGTCTTAGTGGACAGCTTgatgtgagaatataaatacagtattagtgCTGTCAATTAAACATGTTATTAACAGCGTTgatgcaaacccattttaacggcgtacatttttttatcgcgagattaacgttctttttggccaagcaaactttgtagtttttttcacatgctgttgcaacaactagtaatgttagaaaaactacaacaccacacatcTAGCTAGactggaaaaacaacaacaggcacaccgcacacacttgtttgggcttgcgagccggccaaagagtagcaggctaacgttacattttgAGTGGACGGCGAGCGTGAggcgccgaaatggatgccaacaagATTCTGactggaaagtttacttttaaaaagttgccaaatggttcaattgacaagaccaaagtgatctgtgtgttttgttgttgtgaactgagctatcatcgcagcacctccagtctgaaataccacttgattcatgcagctgatggccgagcacac from Perca fluviatilis chromosome 2, GENO_Pfluv_1.0, whole genome shotgun sequence includes the following:
- the LOC120570840 gene encoding NLR family CARD domain-containing protein 3-like isoform X6 encodes the protein MEERLLEMEERGLMERLEWRKEEIAMKRTQKRPESPEPEHEPSCVSFKSDQSQGRFIEFKGQQPSAEMRIHQRPDSAGPEPSCVSFKSDRSHGRFINFKGQQPSAEKRIHQRPDSAGPEPSCVSFKSDRSHKRFIDFKGQQPSAEKRVDQEISEVPSGQSAQQHQTHLDSIFMLLEENIINFVKNELKKIQKVLNPDYRECSESQREGEDEEQRRSREACLKITLHFLRRMKQDELADRLQRRSSAGVCKGKLKTNLNKKFQCVFEGIAKAGNPTLLNQMFTEIYIMEGGTTEVNDEHEVRQIEIASRKPDRPETTFRREDIFTAPPGREEPIRTVMTKGVAGIGKTVLTQKFTLDWAEDKANQDIQFIFPFTFRELNVLKEKRYSLVELVHHFFSETKEAGICRFEEFQVVFIFDGLDECRLPLDFDKTEILTDVTKSTSVGVLLTNLIRGKLLPCARLWLTTRPAAANQIPPECVDMVTEIRGFNDAQKEEYFSQRYRDKKQASRIISHIKTSRSLHIMCHIPVFCWITATVLEDMLKATGGGELPKTLTEMYIHFLVVQSKQKNIKYGGGAGTDSNWNKETKKMIMSLGKLAFQQLQKGNLIFYESDMKKCGINITAASVYSGVFTQIFKEERGLYQDKVFCFVHLSVQEFLAALHVHLTFINSGVNLLSEEQSTPLLPKVFRVKPEVKCLHQSAVDKALQSPNGHLDLFLRFLLGLSLQTNQNLLRGLMTQTGRSSETNQETVKYIKKKFSEDLSAERSINLFHCLYELNDRSQVEEIQKSLRSGSLSTDKLSPAQWSALVFILLSSEKDLDVFDLKKYSASEKALLRLLPVVKASSKALYVGFIHHNDVKSNPLV
- the LOC120570840 gene encoding NLR family CARD domain-containing protein 3-like isoform X5; its protein translation is MEERGLMERLEWQKERITMEREIEMLRRRLRTQKRPESPEPEHEPSCVSFKSDQSQGRFIEFKGQQPSAEMRIHQRPDSAGPEPSCVSFKSDRSHGRFINFKGQQPSAEKRIHQRPDSAGPEPSCVSFKSDRSHKRFIDFKGQQPSAEKRVDQEISEVPSGQSAQQHQTHLDSIFMLLEENIINFVKNELKKIQKVLNPDYRECSESQREGEDEEQRRSREACLKITLHFLRRMKQDELADRLQRRSSAGVCKGKLKTNLNKKFQCVFEGIAKAGNPTLLNQMFTEIYIMEGGTTEVNDEHEVRQIEIASRKPDRPETTFRREDIFTAPPGREEPIRTVMTKGVAGIGKTVLTQKFTLDWAEDKANQDIQFIFPFTFRELNVLKEKRYSLVELVHHFFSETKEAGICRFEEFQVVFIFDGLDECRLPLDFDKTEILTDVTKSTSVGVLLTNLIRGKLLPCARLWLTTRPAAANQIPPECVDMVTEIRGFNDAQKEEYFSQRYRDKKQASRIISHIKTSRSLHIMCHIPVFCWITATVLEDMLKATGGGELPKTLTEMYIHFLVVQSKQKNIKYGGGAGTDSNWNKETKKMIMSLGKLAFQQLQKGNLIFYESDMKKCGINITAASVYSGVFTQIFKEERGLYQDKVFCFVHLSVQEFLAALHVHLTFINSGVNLLSEEQSTPLLPKVFRVKPEVKCLHQSAVDKALQSPNGHLDLFLRFLLGLSLQTNQNLLRGLMTQTGRSSETNQETVKYIKKKFSEDLSAERSINLFHCLYELNDRSQVEEIQKSLRSGSLSTDKLSPAQWSALVFILLSSEKDLDVFDLKKYSASEKALLRLLPVVKASSKALYVGFIHHNDVKSNPLV
- the LOC120570840 gene encoding NLR family CARD domain-containing protein 3-like isoform X9 → MEERLREMEERGLMERLEWQKERITMERTQKRPESPEPEPEPSCVSFKSDRSQGRYIDFKGEQPSAEMWIHQRPDSAGPEPSCVSFKSDRSHKRFIDFKGQQPSAEKRVDQEISEVPSGQSAQQHQTHLDSIFMLLEENIINFVKNELKKIQKVLNPDYRECSESQREGEDEEQRRSREACLKITLHFLRRMKQDELADRLQRRSSAGVCKGKLKTNLNKKFQCVFEGIAKAGNPTLLNQMFTEIYIMEGGTTEVNDEHEVRQIEIASRKPDRPETTFRREDIFTAPPGREEPIRTVMTKGVAGIGKTVLTQKFTLDWAEDKANQDIQFIFPFTFRELNVLKEKRYSLVELVHHFFSETKEAGICRFEEFQVVFIFDGLDECRLPLDFDKTEILTDVTKSTSVGVLLTNLIRGKLLPCARLWLTTRPAAANQIPPECVDMVTEIRGFNDAQKEEYFSQRYRDKKQASRIISHIKTSRSLHIMCHIPVFCWITATVLEDMLKATGGGELPKTLTEMYIHFLVVQSKQKNIKYGGGAGTDSNWNKETKKMIMSLGKLAFQQLQKGNLIFYESDMKKCGINITAASVYSGVFTQIFKEERGLYQDKVFCFVHLSVQEFLAALHVHLTFINSGVNLLSEEQSTPLLPKVFRVKPEVKCLHQSAVDKALQSPNGHLDLFLRFLLGLSLQTNQNLLRGLMTQTGRSSETNQETVKYIKKKFSEDLSAERSINLFHCLYELNDRSQVEEIQKSLRSGSLSTDKLSPAQWSALVFILLSSEKDLDVFDLKKYSASEKALLRLLPVVKASSKALYVGFIHHNDVKSNPLV
- the LOC120570840 gene encoding NLR family CARD domain-containing protein 3-like isoform X12, with product MLRRRLRIHQRPDSAGPEPSCVSFKSDRSHKRFIDFKGQQPSAEKRVDQEISEVPSGQSAQQHQTHLDSIFMLLEENIINFVKNELKKIQKVLNPDYRECSESQREGEDEEQRRSREACLKITLHFLRRMKQDELADRLQRRSSAGVCKGKLKTNLNKKFQCVFEGIAKAGNPTLLNQMFTEIYIMEGGTTEVNDEHEVRQIEIASRKPDRPETTFRREDIFTAPPGREEPIRTVMTKGVAGIGKTVLTQKFTLDWAEDKANQDIQFIFPFTFRELNVLKEKRYSLVELVHHFFSETKEAGICRFEEFQVVFIFDGLDECRLPLDFDKTEILTDVTKSTSVGVLLTNLIRGKLLPCARLWLTTRPAAANQIPPECVDMVTEIRGFNDAQKEEYFSQRYRDKKQASRIISHIKTSRSLHIMCHIPVFCWITATVLEDMLKATGGGELPKTLTEMYIHFLVVQSKQKNIKYGGGAGTDSNWNKETKKMIMSLGKLAFQQLQKGNLIFYESDMKKCGINITAASVYSGVFTQIFKEERGLYQDKVFCFVHLSVQEFLAALHVHLTFINSGVNLLSEEQSTPLLPKVFRVKPEVKCLHQSAVDKALQSPNGHLDLFLRFLLGLSLQTNQNLLRGLMTQTGRSSETNQETVKYIKKKFSEDLSAERSINLFHCLYELNDRSQVEEIQKSLRSGSLSTDKLSPAQWSALVFILLSSEKDLDVFDLKKYSASEKALLRLLPVVKASSKALYVGFIHHNDVKSNPLV
- the LOC120570840 gene encoding NLR family CARD domain-containing protein 3-like isoform X10, with protein sequence MLRRRLRTQKRPESPEPEPEPSCVSFKSDRSQGRYIDFKGEQPSAEMWIHQRPDSAGPEPSCVSFKSDRSHKRFIDFKGQQPSAEKRVDQEISEVPSGQSAQQHQTHLDSIFMLLEENIINFVKNELKKIQKVLNPDYRECSESQREGEDEEQRRSREACLKITLHFLRRMKQDELADRLQRRSSAGVCKGKLKTNLNKKFQCVFEGIAKAGNPTLLNQMFTEIYIMEGGTTEVNDEHEVRQIEIASRKPDRPETTFRREDIFTAPPGREEPIRTVMTKGVAGIGKTVLTQKFTLDWAEDKANQDIQFIFPFTFRELNVLKEKRYSLVELVHHFFSETKEAGICRFEEFQVVFIFDGLDECRLPLDFDKTEILTDVTKSTSVGVLLTNLIRGKLLPCARLWLTTRPAAANQIPPECVDMVTEIRGFNDAQKEEYFSQRYRDKKQASRIISHIKTSRSLHIMCHIPVFCWITATVLEDMLKATGGGELPKTLTEMYIHFLVVQSKQKNIKYGGGAGTDSNWNKETKKMIMSLGKLAFQQLQKGNLIFYESDMKKCGINITAASVYSGVFTQIFKEERGLYQDKVFCFVHLSVQEFLAALHVHLTFINSGVNLLSEEQSTPLLPKVFRVKPEVKCLHQSAVDKALQSPNGHLDLFLRFLLGLSLQTNQNLLRGLMTQTGRSSETNQETVKYIKKKFSEDLSAERSINLFHCLYELNDRSQVEEIQKSLRSGSLSTDKLSPAQWSALVFILLSSEKDLDVFDLKKYSASEKALLRLLPVVKASSKALYVGFIHHNDVKSNPLV
- the LOC120570840 gene encoding NLR family CARD domain-containing protein 3-like isoform X1 encodes the protein MEERLLEMEERGLMERLEWQKERIAMEREIEMLRRRLRTQQRPESPEPEPEPSCVSFKSDRSLGRFIYFKGQQPSAEKRIHQRPDSAEPEPSCVSFKSDWSLDHFINFKGQQPSAEKRIHQRPDSAGPEPSCVSFKSDRSHGRFINFKGQQPSAEKRIHQRPDSAGPEPSCVSFKSDRSHKRFIDFKGQQPSAEKRVDQEISEVPSGQSAQQHQTHLDSIFMLLEENIINFVKNELKKIQKVLNPDYRECSESQREGEDEEQRRSREACLKITLHFLRRMKQDELADRLQRRSSAGVCKGKLKTNLNKKFQCVFEGIAKAGNPTLLNQMFTEIYIMEGGTTEVNDEHEVRQIEIASRKPDRPETTFRREDIFTAPPGREEPIRTVMTKGVAGIGKTVLTQKFTLDWAEDKANQDIQFIFPFTFRELNVLKEKRYSLVELVHHFFSETKEAGICRFEEFQVVFIFDGLDECRLPLDFDKTEILTDVTKSTSVGVLLTNLIRGKLLPCARLWLTTRPAAANQIPPECVDMVTEIRGFNDAQKEEYFSQRYRDKKQASRIISHIKTSRSLHIMCHIPVFCWITATVLEDMLKATGGGELPKTLTEMYIHFLVVQSKQKNIKYGGGAGTDSNWNKETKKMIMSLGKLAFQQLQKGNLIFYESDMKKCGINITAASVYSGVFTQIFKEERGLYQDKVFCFVHLSVQEFLAALHVHLTFINSGVNLLSEEQSTPLLPKVFRVKPEVKCLHQSAVDKALQSPNGHLDLFLRFLLGLSLQTNQNLLRGLMTQTGRSSETNQETVKYIKKKFSEDLSAERSINLFHCLYELNDRSQVEEIQKSLRSGSLSTDKLSPAQWSALVFILLSSEKDLDVFDLKKYSASEKALLRLLPVVKASSKALYVGFIHHNDVKSNPLV
- the LOC120570840 gene encoding NLR family CARD domain-containing protein 3-like isoform X4 — translated: MEERLLEMEERGLMERLEWQKERITMERTQKRPESEPEPEPEPEPSCVSFKSDRSLGRLINFKDQQPSAEKRIHQRPDSAGPEPSCVSFKSDRSHGRFINFKGQQPSAEKRIHQRPDSAGPEPSCVSFKSDRSHKRFIDFKGQQPSAEKRVDQEISEVPSGQSAQQHQTHLDSIFMLLEENIINFVKNELKKIQKVLNPDYRECSESQREGEDEEQRRSREACLKITLHFLRRMKQDELADRLQRRSSAGVCKGKLKTNLNKKFQCVFEGIAKAGNPTLLNQMFTEIYIMEGGTTEVNDEHEVRQIEIASRKPDRPETTFRREDIFTAPPGREEPIRTVMTKGVAGIGKTVLTQKFTLDWAEDKANQDIQFIFPFTFRELNVLKEKRYSLVELVHHFFSETKEAGICRFEEFQVVFIFDGLDECRLPLDFDKTEILTDVTKSTSVGVLLTNLIRGKLLPCARLWLTTRPAAANQIPPECVDMVTEIRGFNDAQKEEYFSQRYRDKKQASRIISHIKTSRSLHIMCHIPVFCWITATVLEDMLKATGGGELPKTLTEMYIHFLVVQSKQKNIKYGGGAGTDSNWNKETKKMIMSLGKLAFQQLQKGNLIFYESDMKKCGINITAASVYSGVFTQIFKEERGLYQDKVFCFVHLSVQEFLAALHVHLTFINSGVNLLSEEQSTPLLPKVFRVKPEVKCLHQSAVDKALQSPNGHLDLFLRFLLGLSLQTNQNLLRGLMTQTGRSSETNQETVKYIKKKFSEDLSAERSINLFHCLYELNDRSQVEEIQKSLRSGSLSTDKLSPAQWSALVFILLSSEKDLDVFDLKKYSASEKALLRLLPVVKASSKALYVGFIHHNDVKSNPLV